The nucleotide sequence AGCAGCAACTTGACAGTATTGGCACTTTACTGTATGAAGTCAAACCTGATTAATTCAGTCAGTAATATCATCACTATGAATTTGCACATACTGGATGTTGTTATATGTATTGGATGCATTCCCCTTACAATAATTGTTACGCTTATTTCACTAGAAAGCAAAACAGCTTTGATTTGCAATTTCCATGAAGCTTGTATTTCTTTTGCTAGTGTAGCAACGGCAGTAAATGTTCTTGCAATCACTCTTGATCGTTATGACATTTCAGTTAAGCCAGCCACTCGGATTTTGACCATGAGAAGAGCAATAACGTTACTAACATCCGTGTGGATTGTATCCCTTTCCGCATTTACAATTCCTTTTATTGAAGTCAGTTTTTTCAATCTACAAAGCAATGAAAACACCTGGCAAAATAATACACTCTTGTGCATTGGTGTAAATGAATACCACAAGGAATTGGGAATATATTACCACCTTCTAATGCAGATTCCCATCTTTATTTTCACTGTTATCGTAATGTTGATAACCTACAGAAAAATACTTCAAGCGCTGAACATTAGAATAGGCTCACGGTTTTCAACTAGGCAGAAAAAAACAAAGGGAAAAAAGACTGTGCCATTAACCATACAACACGAGAATACTAATCAATCAGAAAGTAACAGAAGACACAATGCAATATTAGGAGTAAGAACTTCAGTCTCAGTAATAATTGCCCTAAGAAGAGCTGTTAAGCGCCATCGTGAAAGGCGGGAACGACAAAAAAGGGTTTTCAGAATGTCACTTTTAATTATTTCATCATTTCTTATTTGTTGGACACCCATATCAGTTTTAAATACTGTTATATTGTATAAAGGTCTAGATGATGTAATGGTAAAATTAAGATTGTGCTTTCTAATCATGGCTTATGGAACAACTATATTCCATCCTCTACTATACGCATTTGCACGACAAAAATTCCAAAAGGTcctcaaaaataaaatgaaaaagaaagtGGTCTCTATTATTGAGGCTGATCCCAACCCAAACAATCCAGTAATCCACAATTCCTGGCTATACctcaaaagaaacaaaagataatttttaataaaaataaattgagacaaAAAGttctgtttcagagactaaaagcagctAATATGGATCAACTGGTCGGTCTTCATCAGATGCTGGGGAGAAAATAAGTTGCACCCCTTGTAAAATGCATAAATGAAAAAGATAATTTGCCATTGATGTGTGGGGACAGACTACATTAAAAGTACAAAGTTGATTTGAAAATCAAATAACTAGGTGAAGACGCAAATATGTCACCTAATTATAATAAATGTTACGCCACAACATTATACAGCTTTACTCAATTTTCTAGTTCATACAACTGATTTTCCCCACTTATCTAAAATACTCATACCATTGTAATTAAACCATTCAGATTGTACTATTTCATTGGGTAATGTTTTGAATTTTCCCTTGAACAGTTCACTTATGAATAATGTGGAAGTCATGCAAGCATTGTGGTTCAAGGCAAGTGTAGAACAGAAAGAAAATGGAAAGGAGCAACTTAGAAAATAATGCCTTACTCAGGCCATCATCCACCTCCACATCCAACTGatcaccctccaccacctccatgaCACACCTGGTCCATTCCTCAGACATCCCAATACCCCTTTCCTAGAGCATTTTTCCATGCAAGCACAggaaatgcaatattgttttacCTACTCCATTCTCACCATCCAAATACTCCTTTCAAGTAAAACAACAATTTGATTGTACTTatttcaatttaatatactaTATTTGCTGATCAACTCTGGAGAGACAAATCCAATCTGAG is from Scyliorhinus canicula chromosome 11, sScyCan1.1, whole genome shotgun sequence and encodes:
- the gpr22a gene encoding G-protein coupled receptor 22, with amino-acid sequence MAQRSQYLCGHHSSRIDQNHHLQRMCLHLILQVAMQSEINLTVQDEIYNINGNAYWTLPYPASFQASLTGFFLLEIVLGLSSNLTVLALYCMKSNLINSVSNIITMNLHILDVVICIGCIPLTIIVTLISLESKTALICNFHEACISFASVATAVNVLAITLDRYDISVKPATRILTMRRAITLLTSVWIVSLSAFTIPFIEVSFFNLQSNENTWQNNTLLCIGVNEYHKELGIYYHLLMQIPIFIFTVIVMLITYRKILQALNIRIGSRFSTRQKKTKGKKTVPLTIQHENTNQSESNRRHNAILGVRTSVSVIIALRRAVKRHRERRERQKRVFRMSLLIISSFLICWTPISVLNTVILYKGLDDVMVKLRLCFLIMAYGTTIFHPLLYAFARQKFQKVLKNKMKKKVVSIIEADPNPNNPVIHNSWLYLKRNKR